The following DNA comes from Deltaproteobacteria bacterium.
GCATCAAGATACAGTGCTTCGTTCGCGCCCAGCTCTTTAGCAATATTGGTTGCTACGAAGCCGCCGGCATAGTTGCCGCCAACCTTTACGTGTCCGGTGCCACTGGGCGCCGCGCGGTCATAATCCGTAACCGCCAACTTAATCAGCGATAGCCCTGTACCTTTGTAGTAAGGGCCTACCGGCGATACGAAAACGCGGAATTCATACTCTGGTGCTGGGCGTAGACCCAGGTTTTCACCGGTGCCGAGAAGTAATGGACGAATGTAAAGAGCAGCACCTGAACCATAGGGAGGAATGAAGTTATAGTTGGCCCGTACAGCTTCTTTAATTCCGCGGATGAAAAGCTCCTCAGGAACTTCAACCATCGACAGTCGCTCGCAGGACTGTCGTAATCGTTCTGCATTTAAATCGGGACGAAACAAAAGCACGTGTCCATCTTTCGCAGTCTGTGCCTTCATACCTTCAAAGCACTGTTGCCCGTAGTGCAGCGCAGGCGAACCTTCGTGAACCTCAACCATTTGATTGGTCGTCAATTCACCGTCTGACCACGAACCATTCTTATAAGTCGCGACAAAGCGATACTTCGTCGGCTTGTAATCAAAGCCAAGGTTTGGCCAATCGATATTCTCTTTGGTTAATTCAGGTGTTGTCATCTGCTACGTTCCTAACTCATTACTCGCAAAAAGCTGAAGTTAACCCTCTAAAAACAAGCGGGCTCTGTTCTCTTCGGGGCACCTTCTATGTGCTGCCGGACATGGTTGACAACGTATTTTCGAATAAAGTCGAGGTAAAGGCGATAGACGAATCACAAGCGTCATAAGAGACCGTTTTTAATAGAGAATTTATTAATTGGGAACGCTGCTTCGAGCGTAAAATGCCATGATGCAGTCAGTCATTCGCGCTCGGGAAACTTCTAAAGTTCAGAGTATGCGTGAACCAGCCGAACCAGCCGACAAATCGAGAGTCCACTGAAAGCAAAAGACTCAGCCTCCAAGTCACGCCGCCTCGCTTCAATGTCAGCCCCACGGCCATAGGATGCGCATGTAGGCGGGCTATTCCCTGTTTGACACACTTGTTGAGCGAAAGTTGAGAATCTCAATCGGGTCATCTCCGCCCTTGTCTCGGTACACTGGGCGGCAGTACCATTATAGGAGTTCATCACTGGGGGGTTAACAGATGAAAAACGTATCCTTACTCATCGGAGTATCATTTCTTTTGATCAGCTGCTCAGGCGAAGAAGCCGCAGACGACCAAGCTCAGATCGACTACGATGGCCCCACCTATTACGAGCATGTCGCACCCATCCTCGCGAAAAATTGCAATAGCTGCCACCAACCTGGAAATGTCGGCCCATTTAACTTTGGTTCCTACGATGAAGCAGTGAGCTACCGCGACATGATCCAAGCCGCGGTTCGCTCTGAGACGATGCCTCCGTTCCCACCACGAACTGACGGCAGCTGCCGCGAGTTGGTCGATGAACGCATGATGACCGACGCCGATCGTGAAACATTACTCACTTGGATAGAAGCCGATACGCCGGCAGGAGACCCCGCCTCGGCTCCCGAAGAAGCGGTGCTTGATACGACCGGCCTAGAAGTTTTGGGTGCGCCGACAAGTTACGCCGATTGGGGATTCGATTTTCAACCCACTGAAGGTCTCTACGAAGAATGGCGATGCCTTCTGGTCGACCCGGGCTGGGACGAGACCGTACACTTGGAAGCGGTAGGCGTGGATCCGGGTAACCGCGGCGTGGTTCATCACATCATCGTCTTTGGTGTGCTCCCCGGCAATGACGATGCATTGGCTGAGCTCGAAGCTGAGGATGATATTCCTGGTTACTGGTGCCCGAACGGCGCCCGCCTAGACGGAGCATTCAATATTGCAGGCTATGCACCAGGCTCGCCAACTCGCCCCTTCCCTGACGGCGCAACCGTCAGCTTGCCTGCAGGAACCAAATTCTTGATGCAGATGCACTACAATTATGCTGCGGTCCGAGAAGACGATATGAGTAAGGCTCTCTTCTGGGAAGTGGACGAGCCGTCAGCAACCAGCCCGTCTGGTTTGACACTGGTCAACCAATGGTTCGAGATTCCGAAAAACGCGATATCCTATTCCGCCGAAGGTATCTCCCGTATTGTTGCCGCCGACCAACCTACACCGACCCCGCTCTCTCAACACCCTGGCCTTGCCTGGGGGGCCAGCGGTCACATGCACACCCTTGGAAAAGAAGTTAAGATTGACCTCATCAAGCCAGACGGCAGTGAGGAGTGTCTACTGCATATCCCGAAATGGGACTTTAACTGGCAAGGCTCTTATCGGTTCAAGGAGCCAGTGCAACTTGAAGTTGATGATCAAGTGAAGATCACTTGTACCTGGGACAATACTCAGGCCAACCAAGCCTATGGACCTGATGGCGAGCAGATTGAAACGCGAACAGTAAGATGGGGTGACGGTACCTTTGACGAGATGTGCCTCGGCAGTCTCCAAATGACTCGAGACAGATAACCCGGTGCTGAAATATTTTAAGTATAATAACCTTAGAATAACGACAGTGTAGCCCATCCAATAATTGGTTCATGTATATTGGGTAAACGGATTAAAGCGCCTTACGCCAAATGGTGAAACAGCTTAGCCAGATTTCGTCGTCAAAGATAAATACACCGGGCCTTCTTTGAGATCCGCTATAGTCGACCATCACCTCTTCCGAGCCGTCTTGACCCATCTTGAGCACTTTCTCATCACGATGAATGTAAAGCGCATCAGGCAGAACGCCTGTCGAGTTCAACACGTCGAACACGGCTAGATCAAAACTGGTCCATACATCGGTGTTCATGTTGTACCAGAGCAACGTATCGTCGGCACCACCGCAGAAAAAGCCATCTGAATGGGGCTGCGGATAACCCACACAATCAGTATTGAAAGCTGACCAGCTGGCACCCTCGTCGTCACTTCTCTGAATAAGAAGCGTGTTCTCTGGAATAAGCATTCCCCAGCGAATCATAGCCAGAGATGAGTCTAATGCTATGATTTGCCGACCATCGTAATCTGAAGTGGGCTCCTCACCCATCATTTCCCAGGTTGGGGATGGTAATCCCAAATCGATACGCCAAGTCTGTCGTGATACGGGATCCCCTCCCTCATCGACCCGAGTGGTCTGATAGATCTTCGTACCCCGCGCAACTTTTTCACCTTCATGGCTAAAACCCGCTAAAAAAGGTAAATCGCTCCATGTATGGCCGTAATCAAGGCTGTATTGGTCGTTGGTAATAATGACGTCCGACGCCAGCGTCATACTCCAAGACTCAACCCCAGTATCACTCCAGGTTTGAGTCTGCGCATTAAAGCGGTGCAAGGTTGAACCCATCGTCGCCAAGAGTTCACCGTCGTATTTTCTCATTCGGTATGGCTGCGGAAAGAGATCTGTCAAACCACCTTCGACCTTCGAAAAGCCTGGGATTGTCATCGGTGAAGTAACCGTTCCCTCCCGATATAACTGAAATCCACCCGCCGTCCTTCCAGCAATGGTCACATCGTAGGGCATCGCGCTGAAACTTCTAAACGAAAGGTACCAGCTATCGGGGTCATCATTGAAGCGACTGCTGTAATAGCTGGCTCGAAAACTCTGACCATCCACCTCGATGGAGACTTGCCCCGATGGACAACCAGACATTCCCATGCAGCTTGCCCAATTCGTGCTTTTCCTAAACTCGAAGGTTCCATCTAAACCAAACCAACGCAGCGTCTTATCCTGGCGAAACTCAACAGTCTCACCCGTAGAGATTTCCGTCCACGTGCCATAAACTCGTTCGTCTGGCTTAATTCCACACGCAGTTAAAAAACTTAAACAAATCGGGAAGAGTAGCAGCTTGCCTAGTTGCATCATGGTCTTGCTCCTTCTTTGAAAACGCTACCCTGAAAGACCATGTAGGCGACAAGTGCTCCAGTGTACCGTGGCTCCCTACAGACAGACTTCAGATTTCCACCCAGTTCAATATATTTAATATAACAAGGTCTTTCCGCCACAGTTCTAGAGTGGTCAACTCGTCGTGAAAACGGTCTCAGTAGCGGAATATTGCAATAGGCAGGAAAGGCTGAATTGTTCACCAGGACCAAAGAAGTCGTAAAAGACATCCTACGTGGTCTTGATGTCGAGTGTATAAAGACTACTCGCAAATACTCAGGAATCCACCAGACTCCTCAA
Coding sequences within:
- a CDS encoding branched-chain amino acid aminotransferase; its protein translation is MTTPELTKENIDWPNLGFDYKPTKYRFVATYKNGSWSDGELTTNQMVEVHEGSPALHYGQQCFEGMKAQTAKDGHVLLFRPDLNAERLRQSCERLSMVEVPEELFIRGIKEAVRANYNFIPPYGSGAALYIRPLLLGTGENLGLRPAPEYEFRVFVSPVGPYYKGTGLSLIKLAVTDYDRAAPSGTGHVKVGGNYAGGFVATNIAKELGANEALYLDAATRTYLEEAGSANIVVSLSGNRLITPKSAAILPSITRRSVMQIAKDELGMETEERPIHFMNEFSGFEEMGACGTAAVISPVQSILHNNEWMHMKNSRDGVGPVMQKLYNSLTQIQKGEREDSFGWTVEVEI